In one Candidatus Nitronereus thalassa genomic region, the following are encoded:
- a CDS encoding transketolase family protein: MGMCEVGQPVPVQIGSSGDSLREAFGRTLVQLGDQYLNFVVLDADIAGGTGTHHFRKAFPDRFYQCGIAEQNMMGVAGGIASVGLVPFVTTFAVFCLRALEQARLSVAYAKRNVKIVASHPGLDVGPDGGSAQCLEDLAAFRAIPGMVVISPADPYEMEQATKAVLMYDGPVYMRTGRSPAKRILHPNYQFEIGKGQILQQGKDVTIIACGVEVARALDAAVLLAKEGLSVRVVNMSTIKPIDRELVVSCAQETGAIVTAEDHNIYGGLGSAVAEVLVRDHPCPMEFVGVKDSFGESGEPEELAVKYGLCSKGIAEAVCRVLKRRESMEDSQATQMARSGQ, from the coding sequence ATGGGAATGTGTGAAGTGGGGCAACCAGTTCCGGTTCAAATCGGATCCAGTGGAGACTCTTTGAGAGAGGCATTTGGCCGTACGTTAGTGCAGCTTGGTGATCAATATCTTAACTTTGTGGTGTTAGATGCCGATATTGCTGGAGGGACGGGGACCCATCACTTTCGAAAGGCTTTCCCTGATCGGTTTTATCAATGTGGCATTGCGGAGCAAAACATGATGGGAGTGGCGGGTGGAATAGCTAGTGTGGGGCTGGTGCCTTTTGTCACGACCTTTGCCGTGTTTTGTTTGCGTGCATTAGAGCAGGCGAGGCTTTCGGTTGCCTATGCCAAAAGGAATGTCAAAATTGTGGCCAGTCATCCTGGATTAGATGTGGGGCCTGACGGGGGTTCAGCGCAATGCTTGGAAGATCTCGCGGCCTTTCGCGCCATTCCTGGAATGGTGGTGATTTCTCCGGCTGATCCATATGAAATGGAGCAAGCTACGAAAGCCGTGCTGATGTATGACGGCCCGGTGTACATGCGAACTGGGCGGAGTCCTGCGAAAAGGATTCTTCATCCCAACTACCAATTTGAAATTGGAAAAGGGCAAATCCTTCAACAAGGCAAGGACGTCACCATTATCGCTTGTGGGGTTGAAGTGGCGAGGGCTTTGGATGCAGCTGTATTGTTGGCGAAAGAAGGGCTCTCAGTGCGAGTAGTGAATATGTCGACGATTAAGCCAATCGATCGGGAATTGGTGGTGTCGTGCGCTCAAGAAACTGGTGCGATTGTCACCGCTGAAGACCATAACATTTATGGAGGGTTAGGCAGTGCCGTGGCTGAAGTGCTTGTCCGGGACCATCCCTGCCCCATGGAGTTTGTGGGGGTAAAGGATTCCTTTGGTGAGTCAGGAGAACCTGAAGAACTCGCCGTGAAGTATGGCCTCTGTTCTAAGGGAATCGCTGAGGCTGTTTGCCGGGTCTTAAAGCGAAGGGAAAGCATGGAGGACAGTCAAGCTACTCAGATGGCAAGGAGTGGGCAATGA
- a CDS encoding class I SAM-dependent methyltransferase: protein MERAYQAPTGTRGLSVYVCCVCGLVQSLPRIDHVADRKVAVSGGADWGNIRYGKGFRTTVAISVLQEFVDLETIHSCLDVGSNRGSFVKHIKALAPQASILAIESDPNIVGDYSSIEGIDVLVNRIEDVTLPDNTFEVVYCGHTLEHLRSPRETLRQIEKAMIPGGLLFLEVPNLEFVGREDVVEEWFIDKHLFHFLPEHLTHYLEVSGFQVEAIVPDSSLENLTCVGRKPEEPAPRFGGEMPALATKSFDLIRCYQETMAQGKSRLRKVGDTLNELLHKQRVVVWGAGRLFDVLVQIGGLNTQALQGVIDKHLVKFTSSVHGCHLKVPDDLLALNPDVVLIMSRSYFSEIQEEVHTLIPSCEVIGVVQLLDAANAEQPVTIS from the coding sequence ATGGAACGTGCGTACCAAGCTCCCACAGGGACCCGCGGTCTTTCCGTCTATGTGTGTTGTGTTTGTGGTTTGGTCCAAAGTTTGCCAAGAATCGATCATGTTGCCGACCGAAAAGTCGCCGTATCAGGTGGGGCTGACTGGGGCAATATTCGATATGGCAAAGGGTTTCGTACAACAGTAGCCATATCCGTTTTGCAGGAATTCGTAGATTTGGAAACAATCCATTCATGTTTAGATGTTGGATCCAATCGCGGATCTTTTGTGAAGCACATAAAGGCGTTAGCTCCACAGGCATCAATTTTGGCTATCGAATCTGACCCCAATATTGTTGGGGACTATTCTTCAATCGAAGGCATTGATGTGCTTGTCAATCGTATTGAAGACGTCACCTTGCCAGACAATACCTTTGAGGTAGTGTATTGCGGACATACACTTGAGCACCTTCGTTCTCCACGAGAAACCTTAAGGCAGATTGAAAAAGCCATGATCCCGGGAGGGTTGTTATTCCTTGAAGTGCCCAATTTAGAATTTGTAGGGCGCGAGGATGTGGTTGAAGAATGGTTTATTGATAAACACCTTTTCCATTTTCTTCCTGAGCACCTTACCCATTACCTTGAAGTGTCTGGATTCCAGGTAGAAGCCATTGTGCCGGATTCCTCATTGGAAAACCTTACATGTGTGGGGCGCAAGCCGGAAGAGCCTGCGCCGCGTTTCGGTGGCGAAATGCCGGCCTTAGCCACAAAAAGTTTTGATTTGATTAGGTGCTATCAAGAGACAATGGCTCAGGGTAAATCTCGATTGCGGAAGGTCGGGGACACCTTGAATGAGCTACTGCACAAGCAGCGCGTGGTTGTGTGGGGAGCCGGGAGACTATTTGATGTGCTTGTGCAGATTGGTGGATTGAATACCCAAGCCTTACAAGGTGTGATCGATAAACATCTCGTCAAATTCACCTCTTCGGTTCATGGGTGCCACTTGAAAGTTCCTGATGATCTTTTAGCCCTGAACCCCGACGTGGTGCTGATTATGTCCCGCTCCTACTTTTCTGAGATTCAAGAGGAGGTGCATACCCTCATTCCATCGTGTGAAGTCATTGGTGTCGTACAATTGCTCGATGCCGCCAATGCAGAACAACCTGTAACGATAAGTTGA
- a CDS encoding B12-binding domain-containing radical SAM protein — protein sequence MKINRIMLMDPPFYRFLNEEQRGVPLGAAYLSAALRSKGYRDVVIYNTDLDPHQRLCVANRGYLEEMNMFDQYLADVTNEQHPVYQEVVSTVVDYQPDFIGMSVRTAKFFIAKTVIHLIRQALPKVIIVVGGPHATANPDHVLERTEADFVARGEGEDTIVELIQALNRGNQEVGSVAGIGFRRNGNIVQTPSLKRNLMLDASSVSTGPFIQNADRPLISDIDTLRFPERDIILHSHQMTPNDFSNLFSSRGCPYGCTFCDSRATWTRQVRRHSPRYIVDEILSIKGKYGSSFFSFQDDIFVTDLDYTLAICEEMQKRGLGDLPKSEFRWWCEIHPHLVNEKVIHAMKEVNCVAAAIGGESGNQRTLKNIKKASSEETVRRASRIIQEAGLHLTMFIMIGFPWETAADIEETLCFMEDVQPDSPEISVLTPLPGTEIFEYCKEQGLINYDEDFLTLFHQRSSYFHSRLISDEASREIIRDAHMRADRLKRGARQRRILRFVQDRMAANFAEECGVELEIVEDIMSVTVDKLSQHGQGPHIGVNITENYLDEKLNVQFAGSNLSVDSMNWIGTQLLEEFPEYETVEMQDRNESNVQAYIIQSHTKSAQVVPRWVSPLPEEHLASVDSAQ from the coding sequence ATGAAAATCAATAGAATTATGTTGATGGACCCACCATTTTATCGATTTTTAAACGAAGAGCAACGGGGTGTGCCGCTAGGAGCTGCCTATCTTTCCGCTGCGCTTCGGTCAAAGGGTTACAGGGATGTGGTGATCTATAATACCGACCTTGACCCTCATCAGCGATTATGTGTGGCCAATCGAGGATACTTAGAAGAAATGAATATGTTTGATCAATATTTGGCAGATGTCACCAATGAGCAGCATCCTGTTTATCAAGAAGTTGTGTCTACGGTTGTCGATTATCAGCCAGATTTCATTGGGATGTCAGTTCGGACAGCAAAGTTTTTTATTGCCAAGACGGTTATTCATTTAATTCGGCAAGCCTTGCCGAAGGTGATTATTGTTGTGGGGGGACCTCATGCAACTGCGAATCCGGACCATGTTTTAGAGCGTACGGAGGCGGATTTCGTTGCACGGGGTGAAGGTGAGGACACGATTGTGGAGCTGATCCAAGCCCTTAATCGAGGCAATCAAGAAGTTGGAAGTGTTGCAGGAATTGGATTTAGGCGAAATGGGAATATTGTACAAACACCAAGTCTAAAACGTAACTTAATGTTGGATGCAAGTTCAGTATCGACAGGACCATTCATTCAAAATGCTGATCGACCACTTATCTCTGACATTGATACGCTGCGTTTCCCTGAGAGAGATATTATTCTTCATAGTCATCAAATGACACCAAATGATTTTAGCAATCTATTCTCTTCACGTGGTTGCCCTTACGGCTGTACGTTTTGCGATTCTCGGGCGACCTGGACCCGCCAAGTTCGACGTCATTCTCCCCGTTATATCGTTGATGAGATCTTAAGTATCAAAGGTAAGTATGGGAGTTCCTTCTTTTCATTCCAGGATGATATTTTTGTCACTGATCTCGATTATACCTTGGCAATATGTGAAGAGATGCAAAAGCGAGGCCTTGGGGATTTGCCAAAGTCCGAATTTCGTTGGTGGTGTGAGATTCATCCTCATTTGGTGAATGAAAAAGTGATTCACGCTATGAAGGAAGTTAATTGTGTGGCAGCGGCTATTGGAGGAGAAAGCGGCAACCAACGAACCTTGAAAAACATTAAGAAGGCTAGTTCAGAGGAAACCGTACGCCGTGCTTCAAGAATTATTCAAGAGGCAGGTCTCCATTTAACGATGTTTATTATGATCGGTTTTCCTTGGGAAACCGCAGCTGATATCGAGGAAACCCTTTGCTTTATGGAAGATGTTCAGCCAGATAGCCCGGAAATCAGCGTATTGACTCCTCTGCCAGGAACAGAAATTTTTGAATATTGCAAAGAGCAAGGTTTGATCAATTACGACGAAGACTTCCTGACGCTCTTCCACCAACGAAGTTCATATTTTCATTCGCGACTTATTTCTGATGAAGCCTCACGTGAAATTATTCGTGATGCTCACATGCGTGCGGACCGCCTAAAGAGAGGGGCACGACAAAGAAGAATTCTGCGATTCGTCCAAGATCGTATGGCAGCCAATTTTGCTGAAGAGTGTGGTGTCGAGCTTGAAATTGTAGAAGATATAATGTCTGTAACTGTGGATAAACTATCTCAACATGGTCAGGGTCCCCATATCGGAGTCAATATCACAGAAAATTATCTAGATGAAAAACTTAACGTTCAATTTGCTGGTTCAAATCTATCTGTTGATTCAATGAATTGGATTGGGACCCAACTCTTAGAAGAATTTCCTGAATATGAAACTGTAGAAATGCAAGATCGAAATGAGAGCAATGTTCAGGCATATATTATTCAATCACATACAAAATCCGCACAAGTTGTTCCTCGATGGGTTTCACCATTACCAGAGGAACACCTCGCCTCTGTAGACTCTGCTCAATGA
- a CDS encoding sulfotransferase produces MSRDTKPFFIVSSGRSGTQLMEKVFGLYPQVEMHHEYLCTHVQPLAVRYYMGLISLDEVCQELSTYHGAAINYSTRGFWGDSSNKLSWLIEALDRLFPNAKFIYIVRDGRKVTSSFFHKLGHECYDDRSTNILQNHIDHPDQLSAPPPEKKYWWNLPPAGSAMAHEFRGFNQFQRICFHWGEVNRWIQRTLAPLGESRKRIYKLEELVSNPDAVEDMLSFLGLPIDQEIFSLIKHPHNVGTPIDRLLTDEQRLDLMTIAGDVMRQFGYDRTEEYRMEYDSIPEPEPSWATSP; encoded by the coding sequence ATGAGCAGGGACACAAAACCATTTTTTATCGTATCGAGTGGGAGATCTGGAACACAGCTTATGGAAAAAGTTTTTGGGCTGTATCCGCAAGTTGAAATGCATCATGAGTATCTGTGTACACATGTTCAGCCATTGGCCGTGCGATATTATATGGGATTAATTTCACTTGATGAAGTCTGTCAAGAATTATCCACATATCATGGGGCAGCAATCAATTATAGTACACGCGGGTTTTGGGGAGACTCATCGAATAAGCTTTCGTGGCTCATTGAAGCGTTAGATCGGCTTTTTCCGAACGCAAAATTTATTTACATCGTTCGGGATGGACGAAAAGTGACAAGTTCATTTTTTCATAAATTGGGTCACGAGTGTTACGACGATAGAAGTACGAATATCCTGCAAAATCATATTGATCACCCAGATCAATTATCTGCCCCGCCGCCAGAAAAAAAATATTGGTGGAATTTGCCACCAGCGGGTAGCGCAATGGCTCATGAATTCAGAGGGTTTAATCAATTTCAGCGCATATGTTTTCACTGGGGCGAGGTAAATCGGTGGATTCAACGAACCCTGGCACCCCTCGGTGAAAGTCGAAAGCGGATCTATAAACTTGAAGAATTAGTCTCTAATCCTGATGCCGTCGAAGACATGCTGAGTTTCTTGGGATTGCCGATTGATCAAGAAATATTCTCATTAATTAAACATCCACACAATGTGGGTACCCCTATTGATCGCCTTCTCACTGATGAACAGCGATTGGATTTGATGACTATTGCGGGAGATGTCATGCGGCAATTTGGATACGATCGAACAGAGGAATATCGAATGGAGTATGACTCTATTCCTGAGCCTGAGCCAAGTTGGGCGACGTCGCCATGA
- a CDS encoding transketolase has protein sequence MLCSAINQDLLIERARQVRIGSLLSIYFAGSGHPGGSLSAADLLTALWSEELNVFPEDRESTSRHKFILSKGHACPALYAILAEMGYLQKTALKTLRKLGSPLQGHPHVLDLPCVEASTGSLGQGFSVAIGMALGLKKQQKAERVYVLLGDGELQEGEIWEGAMCAAQFQLDNLCAIVDYNKLQSDDFNERIMGLEPLGAKWEAFNWHVLEIDGHNFFEISEALAKSRSHGLGPTLIIAHTLKGKGVSFMEGNPAWHGSVKLQLEDMETSLDDLGMTNEEIQRSLHGNV, from the coding sequence ATGCTGTGTTCTGCAATTAATCAAGACCTCCTAATCGAACGTGCACGCCAGGTGAGGATTGGTAGCCTATTGTCAATATATTTTGCGGGCTCGGGACATCCTGGGGGCTCACTGTCTGCAGCAGATCTATTAACTGCGTTATGGAGTGAGGAGTTAAACGTGTTTCCTGAAGACAGGGAATCTACCTCACGCCATAAATTTATCCTTTCCAAGGGCCATGCTTGTCCAGCCCTCTATGCGATTCTTGCAGAAATGGGTTACTTACAAAAAACCGCACTCAAGACACTGCGAAAACTGGGAAGTCCTCTACAAGGTCATCCCCATGTGCTTGACCTGCCGTGCGTGGAAGCCAGTACGGGGTCCCTGGGACAAGGTTTTTCCGTGGCAATCGGGATGGCCCTAGGGTTGAAGAAGCAACAAAAGGCAGAACGTGTGTACGTGCTACTGGGTGATGGAGAATTACAGGAAGGCGAAATTTGGGAAGGCGCGATGTGTGCGGCTCAATTCCAGTTAGATAACCTCTGTGCGATCGTCGACTATAACAAACTCCAAAGCGATGATTTCAATGAACGCATCATGGGGCTTGAACCCTTAGGGGCCAAATGGGAAGCATTTAATTGGCATGTTCTAGAAATCGATGGACACAATTTTTTTGAAATCTCTGAGGCATTGGCAAAATCGAGGAGCCATGGGTTGGGGCCTACTCTTATCATTGCGCATACCCTCAAGGGAAAGGGCGTCAGCTTTATGGAAGGGAATCCTGCATGGCATGGGAGTGTGAAGTTGCAACTGGAGGATATGGAAACCAGCCTTGATGATTTGGGAATGACCAACGAAGAAATTCAAAGGAGTCTCCATGGGAATGTGTGA
- a CDS encoding 3-oxoacyl-ACP reductase family protein, translating to MTMIEKLDGKVAFVTGGSRGIGKAISLALARGGARVAVAYQHKVEAAESVVKDIEAAGGTSCCLSVEVTNRKSIASALSRIEDTYGGVDILVNNAGINQPTDFDQILDEDWDRILSVNLKGPFICAQEALPFLKKRQHGSIINIGSVSGQYGGPRTAHYAASKAGLISLSQVIARFGAQWNIRCNTVAAGLIASDMAQSGLQAPSVQQAAEQIVLKRLGTPEEVAQAVVFLASDMSSYITAQTINVNGGLYF from the coding sequence ATGACCATGATAGAAAAACTTGATGGAAAAGTTGCCTTCGTGACTGGTGGAAGCCGGGGGATTGGAAAGGCCATTTCTCTGGCTTTGGCTCGAGGGGGAGCTCGTGTTGCGGTAGCTTATCAGCACAAAGTTGAAGCAGCAGAAAGTGTCGTGAAAGACATTGAGGCGGCTGGGGGGACGAGCTGTTGCTTGTCTGTGGAAGTGACGAATCGGAAGAGCATTGCGTCAGCGTTGTCTCGTATTGAAGACACGTATGGTGGGGTAGATATTTTGGTGAATAATGCTGGAATCAATCAGCCTACGGACTTTGATCAAATCTTGGACGAAGATTGGGACCGGATTCTTTCCGTGAATTTAAAAGGTCCGTTTATATGTGCGCAGGAGGCCCTTCCGTTTCTAAAAAAAAGACAACATGGGAGTATTATTAATATTGGGTCGGTCAGTGGACAATACGGGGGACCGCGGACCGCGCATTATGCGGCAAGTAAGGCCGGGCTGATTTCTTTGTCACAGGTGATTGCTCGTTTTGGGGCTCAATGGAATATTCGATGCAACACGGTTGCGGCAGGGTTAATTGCTTCAGACATGGCCCAATCAGGATTGCAGGCCCCAAGTGTCCAACAGGCTGCGGAGCAGATTGTGCTCAAGCGACTTGGCACTCCGGAGGAAGTGGCGCAGGCCGTGGTGTTTTTAGCTTCTGACATGAGTAGTTATATAACCGCACAAACGATCAATGTGAATGGGGGATTATATTTTTGA